The following are encoded in a window of Roseimaritima ulvae genomic DNA:
- a CDS encoding leucyl aminopeptidase codes for MKLTTTCDQKSCDCIVLGIGPEGQWSATAADLDTQSGGALSRGVATGDVSQKQGDATLVPLPGSAAFASVLLVGTGHAESKDIDAPLAYRMGATALRKLSGRQREKVCVELGAELTDSVAEALVAGAVAGTAGQSLYHSEAQLFPPQLVAFLGVSEEALVAGQAIGEAINATRRLVNEPGNVIYPETFAEAATEVAKQWGLEIEVWDEQRLEQENCQAMLAVGKGSVRPPRLVKLTYRGNPQQTTPPIALVGKGVTFDSGGLSLKPSASMLDMKMDMAGAGTVLGVIRCLADLKANCNVVGYMGLAENMIDGNSYRLGDVVKTRSGKTVEIHNTDAEGRVVLADVLDVAVKDEPAAVVDLATLTGACLVALGADTVGLMGNDQELQQEIQQAAEQQGEWVWPLPMYSFFDEQVKSKVADLKNVGAGRWGGAITAAKFLEAFVGDAKWLHMDIAGPAFAESPTPERDAGATGAMVRTLVHWLRKRK; via the coding sequence ATGAAATTAACAACGACCTGCGACCAGAAGTCCTGTGATTGTATCGTGCTGGGAATCGGACCCGAGGGGCAGTGGTCTGCCACGGCGGCTGACTTGGACACGCAATCCGGTGGGGCTCTGTCGCGCGGCGTGGCGACGGGAGACGTTTCCCAAAAACAAGGAGACGCAACCCTGGTGCCGTTGCCCGGTTCCGCCGCCTTCGCCAGCGTGTTGTTAGTGGGCACCGGGCACGCGGAATCCAAAGACATCGATGCTCCGTTGGCGTATCGCATGGGCGCCACCGCGCTTCGCAAGCTGTCCGGTCGCCAGCGAGAAAAAGTGTGCGTGGAACTTGGGGCCGAACTGACCGACAGTGTGGCCGAAGCGTTGGTTGCCGGCGCGGTTGCCGGGACCGCCGGCCAGTCCTTGTATCACAGCGAAGCTCAATTGTTTCCGCCTCAGCTGGTCGCCTTTCTGGGAGTCTCGGAAGAGGCCCTGGTCGCCGGGCAAGCCATCGGCGAAGCGATCAACGCCACTCGCCGTTTGGTGAATGAACCGGGCAACGTGATCTATCCGGAAACCTTCGCCGAAGCCGCCACGGAAGTTGCCAAGCAGTGGGGACTGGAAATCGAAGTTTGGGACGAGCAGCGGCTGGAACAGGAAAACTGTCAGGCGATGTTGGCCGTGGGAAAGGGCTCCGTGCGGCCGCCGCGGTTGGTCAAGTTGACGTATCGCGGCAACCCCCAACAGACCACCCCGCCGATCGCTCTGGTGGGCAAAGGGGTAACCTTCGACAGCGGTGGTTTGTCGCTTAAACCCAGCGCGTCGATGCTGGACATGAAAATGGACATGGCTGGCGCGGGAACCGTGTTGGGAGTGATTCGCTGCCTGGCGGATTTAAAAGCCAACTGCAATGTGGTCGGCTATATGGGCTTGGCCGAAAACATGATCGACGGCAATAGCTATCGATTGGGCGACGTGGTCAAAACTCGCAGCGGCAAAACGGTTGAAATCCACAACACCGATGCCGAAGGTCGCGTCGTGTTGGCGGATGTGTTGGATGTGGCGGTCAAAGACGAACCGGCCGCGGTGGTGGATCTGGCCACCCTGACCGGCGCGTGTCTGGTGGCCCTGGGCGCCGATACGGTGGGATTGATGGGCAACGATCAAGAGCTGCAGCAAGAAATTCAGCAAGCCGCCGAGCAGCAGGGCGAGTGGGTCTGGCCCCTGCCGATGTATTCGTTCTTTGACGAGCAGGTGAAAAGCAAAGTCGCGGATTTGAAAAACGTCGGCGCCGGCCGCTGGGGCGGTGCGATCACGGCGGCCAAGTTCCTGGAAGCCTTTGTGGGTGACGCCAAGTGGTTGCACATGGATATCGCCGGCCCCGCCTTCGCCGAATCGCCCACGCCCGAACGGGATGCCGGCGCCACCGGGGCGATGGTGCGAACCCTGGTACACTGGTTGCGCAAGCGAAAGTAA
- a CDS encoding hydrolase has product MTESNQALLDAHAWIAKQQTSVSDRLQRWCEQNSGSYHPQSLKTMAEVLVDDLSSWGLPVERVKLPNWEELDDVGQLVSHSTGPGLLWHHLPQADHRVLLLIHYDTVYSPDPPPAIRRVGERLVAPGAADAKGGIAVLHLALAALQRFEVAPNLGWSVVLNPDEEIGSPASRDWFASLADGYDFGMVFEPALPGGAWVADRKGSGNWSFLVQGRSAHAGRNPEQGRNAIVQAAALVQALDALNDRAHGRTVNVGRIQGGGPLNRVPDVAVVRVNVRITESDDEARIESRFRELASNFSGDGFRCSLFGSLHAPVKHADKYALLLRQRMQAAAEKVSRPVQWQDTGGACDGSKLAAFGLPNVDTLGPTGDHLHSPAEYCQLDSIVPAAQTIVQALHDFAAEPLRWPTRAMREQR; this is encoded by the coding sequence ATGACTGAATCGAACCAGGCCCTCCTCGACGCCCACGCGTGGATCGCCAAACAGCAGACCTCCGTTAGTGATCGTCTGCAACGCTGGTGCGAACAGAACTCGGGGTCCTATCACCCACAGTCGCTCAAGACCATGGCGGAGGTGCTGGTCGATGACCTGAGCAGTTGGGGGCTGCCGGTCGAACGCGTTAAGCTGCCCAACTGGGAAGAGCTGGACGACGTCGGGCAACTCGTTTCGCACAGTACCGGCCCCGGTCTACTGTGGCACCATCTTCCCCAGGCTGACCATCGTGTGCTGCTGCTAATTCATTACGACACGGTCTATTCACCTGATCCGCCACCGGCGATCCGGCGAGTAGGGGAGCGTCTGGTGGCCCCCGGGGCGGCGGATGCAAAAGGCGGTATCGCGGTTTTGCACCTGGCGCTGGCGGCGCTGCAACGATTTGAAGTCGCTCCGAACCTGGGCTGGTCGGTAGTATTGAACCCAGACGAAGAAATCGGTTCGCCGGCTTCGCGCGACTGGTTCGCCTCGCTGGCCGATGGCTACGATTTTGGCATGGTCTTCGAACCCGCACTGCCCGGTGGCGCCTGGGTCGCCGACCGCAAGGGCTCCGGCAATTGGTCCTTTCTAGTGCAAGGTCGCTCGGCCCACGCCGGTCGCAATCCTGAGCAAGGCCGTAACGCGATCGTACAAGCCGCCGCGCTAGTGCAGGCGCTCGATGCCCTCAACGATCGAGCTCACGGGCGAACGGTCAACGTGGGCCGCATCCAAGGCGGTGGTCCATTGAATCGTGTTCCCGATGTGGCGGTGGTCCGCGTCAATGTGCGGATTACGGAGTCCGACGACGAAGCTCGCATCGAAAGCCGGTTTCGGGAGCTGGCGTCGAACTTCAGCGGCGACGGCTTTCGCTGTTCGTTGTTCGGCTCACTGCACGCCCCGGTCAAACACGCCGATAAATACGCCCTGTTGTTGCGGCAGCGGATGCAGGCTGCCGCGGAAAAAGTTTCCCGACCGGTGCAGTGGCAAGATACCGGCGGAGCCTGTGACGGCAGCAAGCTAGCCGCTTTCGGATTGCCCAACGTGGACACCCTGGGCCCCACCGGCGATCACCTGCACAGCCCCGCGGAATACTGCCAGTTAGACTCCATCGTGCCCGCGGCGCAGACCATCGTTCAGGCCTTGCATGATTTTGCCGCCGAACCGTTGCGTTGGCCGACCCGAGCCATGCGAGAGCAGCGATAA
- a CDS encoding sugar phosphate isomerase/epimerase family protein, whose amino-acid sequence MFVAASLECLPDRSFEEAIELLNDLEFTAVEIDLHADGHIDPAALLTTPEEVVHRVRHSHRLDISGYSVELEATGAAYYKLFDEICKFAKATRVVTLTVPSAELGTPFNEEVEHLQRLVDLAEAQGARVAVKCELGRLSEDPDTLMVLCDNVHGLGITMDPSVFICGPAKNKNLDRILKYVFNIHFRDSLPDKFHVSVGQGEIDYGKWITQLEREGYDRALTVHLPPLEGLDHRVELRKLRRLLESSL is encoded by the coding sequence GTGTTTGTCGCCGCTTCGTTGGAATGTTTGCCGGATCGTAGTTTCGAGGAAGCCATCGAACTGCTGAATGACTTGGAATTTACGGCAGTCGAGATCGATTTACACGCCGATGGCCACATCGATCCAGCAGCTTTGCTGACGACGCCCGAGGAGGTGGTACATCGGGTACGCCACTCGCACCGGCTGGACATCAGCGGCTATAGCGTCGAACTGGAAGCGACCGGTGCGGCGTACTACAAACTGTTCGACGAAATCTGCAAATTCGCCAAAGCCACGCGGGTCGTCACGCTGACGGTGCCCTCGGCCGAATTGGGCACTCCGTTCAATGAAGAGGTCGAACACCTGCAACGGTTGGTCGATTTAGCCGAAGCCCAGGGAGCTCGCGTGGCGGTCAAGTGTGAATTGGGGCGGTTGAGCGAAGACCCTGATACGTTGATGGTGTTGTGTGACAACGTGCACGGGCTGGGCATTACGATGGACCCCAGTGTGTTTATCTGCGGCCCGGCGAAAAACAAAAATCTCGATCGGATCCTCAAGTACGTCTTCAATATCCATTTCCGCGACTCTCTGCCGGACAAGTTCCACGTCAGCGTGGGACAGGGCGAAATCGACTATGGCAAGTGGATCACTCAGCTGGAACGCGAGGGGTACGACCGGGCGTTAACGGTGCATCTGCCGCCTCTGGAGGGACTCGACCACAGGGTGGAATTGCGCAAGTTGCGCCGGTTGTTGGAAAGTTCCCTGTAA
- a CDS encoding extracellular solute-binding protein — protein sequence MRFLKQHKLTLGLLTLTLLGVYGCVPKPDGEVVVYSALDREFAAPILSAFHRASDNQITPIPKYDVESTKTIGLVNRIIAEADAPVCDVFWNNEILHTVRLQKKGLLQAHDWPVGNSWPPSMQASDNTWCGFAARGRVLLVNTKLLPDEQEWPRTVAELADPRWRDKCAIARPLFGTTATHAAVLDVSMGEQAAEEFFRKVADNATVLSGNKQVALAVASGQVAWGLTDTDDAIIEKDDEMPVAIVFPDQAPGQPGCLRIPNTVAILKNAPHAEAAKRLADYLMNAQTEDRLAMGISSQIPVSKEATVRPHVLPETPVRWMDVDFEAAADRWEQLAPKLEQIFSGETEF from the coding sequence ATGCGATTTCTCAAACAACACAAACTGACCTTGGGACTGCTTACGCTGACGCTGCTGGGCGTCTACGGCTGTGTCCCCAAGCCGGATGGGGAAGTGGTCGTGTATTCAGCCCTGGACCGTGAGTTCGCGGCACCGATCCTGAGCGCCTTCCATCGCGCCAGCGACAACCAGATCACCCCGATACCCAAATACGACGTCGAATCCACCAAAACCATCGGCTTGGTAAACCGAATCATTGCCGAAGCCGACGCGCCGGTATGCGATGTGTTTTGGAACAATGAAATTTTACACACCGTACGCCTGCAGAAAAAAGGTTTGCTGCAAGCTCACGACTGGCCGGTGGGAAACAGTTGGCCGCCGTCGATGCAAGCCAGCGACAACACTTGGTGTGGCTTCGCCGCTCGCGGTCGAGTGTTATTGGTGAACACCAAATTGTTGCCCGACGAGCAGGAGTGGCCGCGGACGGTGGCGGAACTGGCCGACCCTCGCTGGCGTGACAAATGTGCGATCGCGCGACCGCTGTTCGGCACCACGGCCACGCATGCCGCCGTGCTGGACGTATCGATGGGCGAGCAAGCGGCCGAAGAGTTTTTCCGCAAAGTGGCTGACAATGCGACCGTGCTGTCGGGCAACAAGCAGGTGGCGCTGGCCGTCGCTTCCGGGCAGGTTGCCTGGGGACTGACCGATACCGACGACGCGATCATCGAAAAAGATGACGAGATGCCGGTCGCGATCGTGTTTCCCGATCAGGCACCGGGCCAGCCCGGATGTTTGCGGATTCCCAACACCGTGGCGATTCTGAAAAACGCCCCGCATGCGGAAGCCGCCAAACGTTTGGCCGACTATCTGATGAACGCCCAAACCGAAGACCGCCTGGCGATGGGAATCAGCTCGCAAATTCCCGTTTCCAAGGAAGCCACCGTTCGCCCGCATGTGCTGCCCGAAACGCCCGTGCGGTGGATGGACGTCGACTTCGAAGCCGCCGCGGATCGCTGGGAACAACTGGCTCCCAAACTGGAACAGATCTTCTCTGGCGAAACCGAATTCTAA
- a CDS encoding DUF4339 domain-containing protein has product MSEWFIRQEDVEIGPVDGRSLLDMIRGGSVTTDTLVRKNDSAWFQAGAVGGLFEAAAESTTEYFCPDCSSKVVKPPCICPHCGIQLSYARAKVSEHKIQGFQPKPKPKRSNSVQKWLQRVQTPRQK; this is encoded by the coding sequence ATGTCTGAGTGGTTTATCCGCCAAGAAGATGTCGAAATTGGTCCGGTCGATGGCCGCAGTTTGCTGGACATGATCCGTGGGGGCTCCGTTACCACGGATACGCTGGTCCGCAAGAACGATTCGGCTTGGTTTCAAGCCGGAGCGGTGGGAGGGCTGTTCGAAGCGGCCGCCGAATCGACCACCGAATACTTCTGTCCCGATTGCAGCAGCAAGGTCGTCAAACCGCCCTGCATCTGCCCCCACTGCGGGATCCAGTTGAGCTACGCTCGAGCCAAGGTCAGTGAGCACAAAATTCAGGGGTTCCAGCCCAAGCCCAAACCGAAACGCAGCAATTCGGTGCAGAAATGGTTGCAGCGGGTGCAAACGCCGCGTCAGAAGTAG